In a genomic window of Streptomyces roseoviridis:
- a CDS encoding DUF3159 domain-containing protein: MTSVDKPTADHGAGTGPVADKAVTEAALFEAFGGVRGMVETVLPGLLFVTIYTINKNLHFSAIAALGVSLVLVAVRLVRRDTVKHAFSGVFGVAFGVVFAMMTGNAKDFYLPGMLYTLGLGLAYIITTLAGVPLIGLILGPVFKENLSWRTRNPGRKKAYAKASWAWGLILLAKCAILFPLYWWADTTQLGWVLVALKIPPFLLAVYLTWVFLAKAPPPIDVFAEMEAEEQAEKARKAEAQGRPQA, translated from the coding sequence GTGACGTCAGTCGACAAGCCGACCGCCGACCACGGAGCCGGGACCGGCCCCGTCGCCGACAAGGCGGTGACCGAGGCCGCGCTCTTCGAGGCGTTCGGCGGAGTGCGCGGCATGGTGGAGACGGTCCTGCCGGGCCTGCTCTTCGTCACCATCTACACGATCAACAAGAACCTGCACTTCTCGGCCATCGCCGCCCTCGGGGTCTCGCTCGTCCTCGTGGCCGTCCGGCTGGTCCGCCGCGACACCGTCAAGCACGCCTTCAGCGGCGTCTTCGGAGTCGCCTTCGGTGTCGTCTTCGCGATGATGACCGGCAACGCCAAGGACTTCTACCTCCCGGGCATGCTCTACACGCTCGGCCTCGGCCTCGCGTACATCATCACGACCCTCGCCGGCGTGCCCCTGATCGGCCTCATCCTCGGCCCGGTCTTCAAGGAGAACCTCTCCTGGCGCACCCGTAACCCCGGCCGCAAGAAGGCGTACGCGAAGGCCAGCTGGGCCTGGGGCCTGATCCTGCTGGCGAAGTGCGCGATCCTCTTCCCGCTGTACTGGTGGGCCGACACCACGCAGCTCGGCTGGGTCCTGGTCGCCCTGAAGATCCCGCCCTTCCTGCTCGCGGTCTACCTGACCTGGGTGTTCCTCGCCAAGGCGCCGCCGCCCATCGACGTCTTCGCCGAGATGGAGGCCGAGGAGCAGGCGGAGAAGGCCCGCAAGGCCGAGGCACAGGGCCGCCCACAGGCGTAG
- a CDS encoding APC family permease, which yields MSKLTDVPKRILIGRALRSDKLGETLLPKRIALPVFASDPLSSVAYAPGEVLLVLSVAGLSAYHFSPWIALAVVVLMFTVVASYRQNVHAYPSGGGDYEVANTNLGPKAGLTVASALLVDYVLTVAVSISSGIENLGSAVPFVVEHKVFSAIAVIVLLTVMNLRGVKESGGLFAIPTYVFVFGVFAMIIWGAWRGIVLDETMRAPTADFEIKPEHQGLAGFALIFLLLRAFSSGCAALTGVEAISNGVPAFRKPKSKNAATTLALMGGLAVTMFCGIIFLATATDVRMAEKPAHDLLLNGKPVGEDYVQDPVISQVAAAVFGEHTFFFVLLAAATALVLFLAANTAYNGFPLLGSILAQDRYLPRQLHTRGDRLAFSNGIVLLAGAAALLVWVYGADSTKLIQLYIVGVFVSFTLSQIGMVRHWNRHLATERDPAKRRRMIRSRAINTFGAFFTGLVLVVVLATKFTHGAWVALLGMVIFYVTMTAIRKHYDSVAAEIAAAEERPDEYVRPSRVRSVVLVSKLHKPTLRALAYAKLMHAHELEALTVNVDPAETRALKAEWERRGINVPLKILDSPYREITRPVIEYVKNLRKESPRDAVSVYIPEYVVGHWYEHFLHNQSALRLKGRLLFTPGVMVTSVPYQLRSSEVAKKRERKRQEWNAPGSVRRGPVEKGQREPAGKNN from the coding sequence GTGTCCAAACTGACCGACGTGCCCAAACGGATCCTCATCGGACGGGCCCTGCGCAGCGACAAGCTCGGCGAGACCCTCCTGCCGAAGCGCATCGCCCTCCCCGTCTTCGCCTCCGACCCGCTGTCCTCGGTGGCGTACGCGCCGGGCGAGGTCCTCCTCGTCCTGTCCGTCGCGGGCCTGTCGGCGTACCACTTCAGCCCCTGGATCGCGCTGGCCGTCGTCGTCCTGATGTTCACGGTCGTCGCCTCCTACCGGCAGAACGTCCACGCCTACCCGAGCGGCGGCGGCGACTACGAGGTCGCCAACACCAACCTCGGCCCCAAGGCCGGACTCACCGTCGCCAGCGCGCTGCTCGTCGACTACGTCCTCACCGTCGCCGTCTCCATCTCCTCCGGCATCGAGAACCTCGGCTCCGCCGTGCCGTTCGTCGTGGAGCACAAGGTCTTCTCGGCCATCGCGGTGATCGTGCTGCTCACCGTCATGAACCTGCGCGGGGTGAAGGAGTCCGGCGGTCTCTTCGCCATCCCGACGTACGTCTTCGTCTTCGGCGTCTTCGCGATGATCATCTGGGGTGCCTGGCGCGGCATCGTCCTGGACGAGACCATGCGGGCGCCCACCGCCGACTTCGAGATCAAGCCCGAGCACCAGGGCCTGGCCGGCTTCGCGCTGATCTTCCTGCTGCTGCGCGCCTTCTCCTCCGGCTGTGCCGCCCTCACCGGCGTCGAGGCCATCTCCAACGGCGTCCCCGCCTTCCGCAAGCCGAAGTCGAAGAACGCCGCCACCACCCTCGCGCTCATGGGCGGCCTGGCCGTCACCATGTTCTGCGGCATCATCTTCCTGGCCACCGCCACCGACGTCCGGATGGCCGAGAAGCCCGCCCACGACCTGCTGCTCAACGGCAAGCCGGTCGGCGAGGACTACGTCCAGGACCCGGTCATCTCGCAGGTCGCCGCCGCCGTCTTCGGCGAGCACACCTTCTTCTTCGTCCTGCTGGCCGCGGCCACCGCGCTCGTCCTCTTCCTGGCCGCGAACACCGCGTACAACGGCTTCCCGCTGCTCGGCTCGATCCTCGCCCAGGACCGCTACCTGCCCCGCCAGCTGCACACCCGCGGCGACCGTCTCGCCTTCTCCAACGGCATCGTGCTGCTCGCCGGCGCCGCCGCCCTCCTGGTGTGGGTCTACGGAGCCGACTCGACCAAGCTCATCCAGCTCTACATCGTCGGCGTCTTCGTCTCCTTCACCCTCAGCCAGATCGGCATGGTCCGGCACTGGAACCGGCACCTCGCGACCGAGCGCGACCCGGCGAAGCGCCGCCGCATGATCCGCTCCCGCGCGATCAACACCTTCGGCGCCTTCTTCACCGGTCTCGTCCTGGTCGTCGTCCTCGCCACCAAGTTCACCCACGGCGCCTGGGTCGCGCTGCTCGGCATGGTGATCTTCTACGTGACGATGACCGCGATCCGTAAGCACTACGACTCGGTGGCCGCGGAGATCGCCGCCGCCGAGGAGCGCCCCGACGAGTACGTCCGCCCGTCCCGGGTCCGATCGGTCGTCCTGGTCTCCAAGCTGCACAAGCCGACCCTGCGCGCCCTCGCCTACGCCAAGCTGATGCACGCCCACGAGCTGGAGGCGCTCACCGTCAACGTCGACCCGGCCGAGACCAGGGCCCTCAAGGCGGAGTGGGAGCGGCGCGGCATCAACGTGCCGCTGAAGATCCTCGACTCGCCGTACCGGGAGATCACCCGGCCGGTCATCGAGTACGTGAAGAACCTCCGCAAGGAGAGCCCCAGGGACGCCGTCTCGGTGTACATCCCCGAGTACGTGGTCGGTCACTGGTACGAGCACTTCCTGCACAACCAGAGCGCCCTGCGCCTCAAGGGCCGGCTGCTGTTCACGCCGGGTGTGATGGTGACCTCCGTGCCGTACCAGCTCCGCTCCTCCGAGGTCGCGAAGAAGCGCGAGAGGAAGCGCCAGGAGTGGAACGCGCCGGGCTCCGTGCGCCGCGGGCCGGTGGAGAAGGGGCAGCGGGAACCGGCCGGAAAGAACAACTAG
- a CDS encoding ABC transporter ATP-binding protein, producing the protein MVRVEDLHRSYGTGDAAVHALRGVSFAIPRGELVALKGRSGSGKTTLLNLVGGLDTADRGRIVIDGTDLAELGEDGLLELRRDRIGFIFQSFGLIPILTAAENVGVPMRLRKADPKEREERVALLLALVGLADHAAQRPGELSGGQQQRVAIARALANRPALLIADEPTGQLDAETGLAVMELLRAVVRSEGCTALVATHDHQLLGLADRVLELRDGEIIEH; encoded by the coding sequence ATGGTCCGGGTCGAGGACCTGCACCGCTCGTACGGGACGGGGGACGCCGCCGTCCACGCCCTGCGCGGGGTCTCCTTCGCCATCCCCCGCGGCGAGCTGGTCGCCCTCAAGGGCCGTTCCGGCTCCGGCAAGACCACCCTGCTCAACCTCGTCGGCGGCCTCGACACCGCCGACCGGGGCCGCATCGTCATCGACGGCACCGACCTCGCCGAGCTGGGCGAGGACGGCCTCCTGGAGCTGCGCCGCGACCGCATCGGCTTCATCTTCCAGTCCTTCGGCCTCATACCCATCCTCACCGCCGCCGAGAACGTGGGCGTGCCGATGCGGCTGCGCAAGGCCGACCCGAAGGAACGCGAGGAGCGGGTCGCCCTGCTCCTCGCCCTCGTCGGGCTCGCAGACCACGCGGCCCAGCGCCCCGGAGAGCTCTCCGGCGGCCAGCAGCAGCGCGTCGCCATCGCCCGCGCCCTCGCCAACCGGCCCGCGCTGCTGATCGCCGACGAGCCCACCGGCCAGCTCGACGCCGAGACCGGCCTCGCCGTCATGGAGCTGCTGCGGGCGGTGGTCCGCAGCGAGGGCTGCACGGCCCTGGTCGCCACCCACGACCACCAGCTCCTCGGCCTCGCCGACCGCGTGCTGGAGCTGCGCGACGGGGAGATCATCGAGCACTGA
- a CDS encoding response regulator has protein sequence MTRVLVVDDEPQIVRALVINLKARKYEVDAAPDGATALRLAAERHPDVVVLDLGLPDMDGVEVIRGLRGWSRVPILVLSARQTSDEKVEALDAGADDYVTKPFGMDELLARLRAAVRRAEPVGGGEDGVVVVETEGFTVDLAAKKVHRAGKDVRLTPTEWHLLEVLVRNSGRLVSQKQLLQEVWGPSYGTETNYLRVYMAQLRRKLEQDPSHPRHFVTEPGMGYRFEH, from the coding sequence ATGACCCGGGTCCTCGTGGTCGACGACGAACCACAGATCGTCCGCGCCCTGGTGATCAACCTCAAGGCACGGAAGTACGAGGTCGACGCGGCGCCGGACGGTGCCACCGCCCTCCGGCTCGCCGCCGAGCGCCATCCCGACGTCGTCGTCCTCGACCTCGGACTGCCCGACATGGACGGCGTCGAGGTGATCAGGGGGCTGCGCGGCTGGAGCCGGGTGCCGATCCTCGTCCTGTCCGCGCGCCAGACCTCCGACGAGAAGGTCGAGGCGCTCGACGCCGGCGCCGACGACTACGTCACCAAGCCCTTCGGCATGGACGAGCTGCTGGCCCGGCTCCGTGCCGCCGTCCGCCGGGCCGAGCCGGTCGGCGGCGGCGAGGACGGCGTCGTGGTCGTCGAGACGGAGGGCTTCACGGTCGACCTCGCCGCCAAGAAGGTCCACCGCGCCGGCAAGGACGTCCGGCTCACCCCCACCGAGTGGCACCTCCTGGAGGTCCTGGTCCGCAACAGCGGCCGCCTGGTGAGCCAGAAGCAGCTCCTCCAGGAGGTCTGGGGACCCTCGTACGGCACCGAGACCAACTACCTGCGCGTGTACATGGCGCAGTTGCGGCGGAAGCTGGAGCAGGACCCCTCCCACCCCCGTCACTTCGTCACCGAACCGGGCATGGGCTACCGCTTCGAACACTGA
- a CDS encoding sensor histidine kinase KdpD, which produces MARGTLRIYLGAAPGVGKTYAMLSEGHRRVERGTDCVVAFVEHHGRPRTEVMLHGLETVPRTELAYRGTTFPEMDIDAVLARRPAVALVDELAHTNVPGSRNAKRWQDVEELLAAGIDVISTVNIQHLESLGDVVESITGVRQRETVPDEVVRRADQIELVDMSPQALRRRMAHGNIYQPDKVDAALSNYFRPGNLTALRELALLWTADRVDAYLRQYRGEHNIRSTWQARERIVVGLTGGPEGRTLIRRAARLAEKGAGGEVLAVYVSRSDGLTAASPKELADQRTLVEDLGGTFHHVIGDDVPSALLEFARGVNATQIVLGSSRRRSWQYILGPGVGQTVARDSGPDLDVHIVTHEEAAKGRGLPVARGARLGRARIAWGWAVGVAGPVLLSLLFTHVDADLGLANDMLLFLALTVAAALLGGLLPALASAAFGSLLLNWFFTPPLHRLTIADPKNIVAIAVFFGVGVAVASVVDLAARRTHQAARLRAESEVLSHLAGSVLRGESSLEALLERVRETFSMESVALLERAGDVEPWTCAASVGTRPVARPEDADVDMPVGDHLALALSGRVLPAEDRRVLGAFAAQAAVVLDRQRLVDQAEEARKLAEGNKIRTSLLAAVSHDLRTPLAGIKASVSSLRSDDVEWSDEDRALLLEGIEEGADRLDHLVGNLLDMSRLQTGTVTPLIRPTDLDEVVPMALGGVPDGSVELDIPETLPMVAVDRGLLERAVANIVENAVKYSPEGVPVAVGASVLGRRLELRVTDRGPGVPDTGKDGIFEPFQRFGDAPRGSGVGLGLAVARGFVEAMGGTLTAEDTPGGGLTMVLTLPTAAQDAAPPPDGTDATAPVHTFT; this is translated from the coding sequence ATGGCACGCGGCACACTTCGGATCTACCTCGGCGCGGCGCCGGGCGTCGGCAAGACGTACGCCATGCTCTCCGAGGGCCATCGGCGGGTCGAGCGCGGCACGGACTGCGTGGTCGCGTTCGTGGAGCACCACGGCCGGCCGCGTACCGAGGTGATGCTGCACGGCCTGGAGACGGTGCCGCGCACGGAGCTCGCGTACCGGGGCACCACCTTCCCCGAGATGGACATCGACGCCGTCCTCGCCCGCCGGCCCGCCGTCGCCCTCGTGGACGAGCTCGCCCACACCAACGTCCCCGGCTCGCGCAACGCCAAGCGCTGGCAGGACGTCGAGGAACTCCTCGCCGCCGGGATAGACGTCATATCCACCGTCAACATCCAGCATCTGGAGTCGCTCGGCGACGTGGTCGAGTCGATCACGGGCGTACGGCAGCGGGAGACCGTCCCCGACGAGGTCGTGCGCCGCGCCGACCAGATCGAGCTCGTCGACATGTCGCCGCAGGCCCTGCGGCGCCGGATGGCGCACGGCAACATCTACCAGCCCGACAAGGTCGACGCCGCCCTCTCCAACTACTTCCGGCCCGGGAACCTGACGGCGCTGCGGGAGCTCGCCCTGCTGTGGACCGCCGACCGGGTCGACGCCTACCTGCGGCAGTACCGCGGCGAGCACAACATCCGCTCCACCTGGCAGGCGCGCGAGCGGATCGTCGTCGGCCTCACCGGCGGCCCCGAGGGGCGCACCTTGATCCGGCGCGCCGCCCGGCTCGCCGAGAAGGGGGCGGGCGGCGAGGTCCTCGCCGTCTACGTCTCCCGCAGCGACGGCCTCACCGCCGCCTCCCCGAAGGAGCTCGCCGACCAGCGCACCCTCGTGGAGGACCTCGGCGGCACCTTTCACCACGTCATAGGCGACGACGTGCCCTCGGCACTGCTCGAATTCGCCCGCGGCGTCAACGCCACCCAGATCGTCCTCGGCTCCAGCCGCCGCCGCTCCTGGCAGTACATCCTCGGTCCCGGCGTCGGCCAGACCGTCGCCCGCGACTCCGGCCCCGACCTCGACGTCCACATCGTCACCCACGAGGAGGCCGCCAAGGGCCGCGGTCTGCCCGTCGCCCGCGGCGCCCGGCTCGGCCGCGCCCGCATCGCCTGGGGCTGGGCCGTCGGCGTCGCCGGACCCGTCCTGCTCAGCCTGCTGTTCACCCATGTCGACGCGGACCTCGGCCTCGCCAACGACATGCTGCTCTTCCTCGCCCTGACCGTCGCCGCCGCGCTCCTCGGCGGACTGCTGCCCGCCCTGGCGTCGGCGGCCTTCGGTTCCCTGCTCCTCAACTGGTTCTTCACCCCGCCCCTGCACCGGCTGACCATCGCCGACCCCAAGAACATCGTCGCCATCGCCGTCTTCTTCGGTGTCGGCGTCGCCGTCGCCTCCGTCGTCGACCTCGCCGCCCGCCGTACCCACCAGGCGGCCCGGCTGCGCGCCGAGTCGGAGGTCCTGTCCCATCTCGCCGGCAGCGTGCTGCGCGGCGAGTCCAGCCTGGAGGCGCTCCTCGAACGGGTCCGGGAGACCTTCTCGATGGAGTCCGTCGCCCTCCTGGAGCGGGCCGGCGACGTCGAACCGTGGACCTGCGCCGCGAGCGTCGGCACCCGGCCCGTGGCCCGTCCCGAGGACGCCGACGTCGACATGCCCGTCGGCGACCACCTGGCGCTCGCCCTGAGCGGCCGGGTGCTGCCCGCCGAGGACCGCCGGGTGCTGGGCGCCTTCGCCGCCCAGGCCGCCGTCGTCCTGGACCGCCAGCGGCTCGTCGACCAGGCCGAGGAGGCCCGCAAGCTCGCCGAGGGCAACAAGATCCGCACCTCGCTGCTCGCCGCCGTCAGCCACGACCTGCGCACCCCGCTGGCCGGCATCAAGGCATCCGTCTCCTCACTGCGCTCCGACGACGTCGAATGGTCCGACGAGGACCGGGCCCTGCTCCTCGAAGGCATCGAGGAGGGCGCCGACCGGCTCGACCACCTCGTCGGGAACCTCCTCGACATGTCCCGGCTCCAGACCGGCACCGTCACCCCGCTGATCCGCCCCACCGACCTCGACGAGGTCGTGCCGATGGCCCTCGGCGGCGTCCCCGACGGCAGCGTCGAGCTGGACATCCCCGAGACCCTGCCCATGGTCGCCGTCGACCGCGGCCTGCTGGAACGGGCCGTCGCCAACATCGTCGAGAACGCCGTGAAGTACAGCCCCGAGGGCGTCCCGGTCGCCGTCGGCGCCAGCGTCCTCGGCCGGCGTCTCGAACTGCGGGTGACCGACCGCGGCCCCGGAGTCCCGGACACGGGCAAGGACGGCATCTTCGAGCCGTTCCAGCGCTTCGGCGACGCCCCCCGCGGCTCGGGTGTCGGCCTCGGCCTCGCGGTCGCCCGCGGCTTCGTCGAGGCCATGGGCGGCACCCTCACCGCCGAGGACACCCCCGGCGGGGGGCTCACCATGGTGCTCACCCTGCCCACCGCCGCGCAGGACGCCGCCCCGCCGCCGGACGGCACCGACGCCACGGCGCCGGTGCACACCTTCACCTGA
- a CDS encoding TrkA family potassium uptake protein, with protein MRVAIAGAGAVGRSIAGELLENGHDVLLIDKAPTAISVERVPQAEWLLADACEITSLDEAALQRCNVVIAATGDDKVNLVVSLLAKTEYGVPRVVARVNNPKNEWLFNEAWGVDVAVSTPRLMSALVEEAVSVGDLVRLLRFSHGDANLVELTLPPESGIAGTQVGDVAWPQDTSLVTIIRGSRVLTPSPEETLEAGDELLFVATQAREEQLEELLSVRRESNES; from the coding sequence ATGCGTGTCGCTATTGCCGGCGCCGGCGCGGTGGGCCGTTCCATCGCGGGCGAGCTCCTGGAGAACGGGCACGACGTCCTTCTCATCGACAAGGCTCCGACCGCCATCTCGGTGGAGCGGGTGCCGCAGGCGGAGTGGCTGCTCGCCGACGCCTGCGAGATCACGTCGCTGGACGAGGCGGCGCTGCAGCGCTGCAACGTCGTCATCGCGGCGACCGGCGACGACAAGGTCAACCTGGTGGTGTCGCTGCTCGCCAAGACCGAGTACGGCGTGCCGCGCGTGGTCGCCCGGGTGAACAACCCGAAGAACGAGTGGCTGTTCAACGAGGCGTGGGGCGTGGACGTCGCCGTCTCGACGCCGCGTCTGATGTCGGCCCTGGTGGAGGAGGCGGTGAGCGTCGGCGACCTCGTCCGGCTGCTGCGCTTCAGCCACGGTGACGCCAACCTGGTGGAGCTGACGCTTCCGCCGGAGTCGGGGATCGCGGGCACGCAGGTGGGTGACGTGGCCTGGCCGCAGGACACCTCCCTGGTGACGATCATCCGCGGCTCGCGGGTCCTGACGCCGAGCCCGGAGGAGACCCTGGAGGCGGGCGACGAGCTGCTGTTCGTGGCCACGCAGGCGCGCGAGGAGCAGCTGGAGGAGCTGCTGTCGGTCCGCCGGGAGTCCAACGAGTCCTGA
- a CDS encoding PaaI family thioesterase, producing MTGTSAALTPPADAIPPVRHADAPAPGELLGAHYEYCFGCGGGQPHGLHLEARAGEGVTVTAEFTVTPDHQGAPGLAHGGVLATALDETLGSLNWLLRVIAVTGRLETDFVRPVPVGTVLHLEAEVTAVHGRKIFSTAVGRIGGPEGPVAVRADALFIEVKVDHFIDNGRPEEIQAAMSDPDQVRRARAFEVNP from the coding sequence GTGACTGGAACATCTGCCGCTCTCACACCGCCGGCCGACGCCATACCGCCGGTACGCCACGCCGACGCGCCCGCCCCCGGCGAGCTGCTCGGCGCGCACTACGAGTACTGCTTCGGGTGCGGCGGCGGACAGCCCCACGGGCTGCACCTGGAGGCGCGGGCGGGCGAGGGCGTGACCGTCACCGCCGAGTTCACCGTGACCCCCGACCACCAGGGCGCCCCCGGCCTCGCGCACGGCGGCGTGCTCGCCACCGCGCTCGACGAGACCCTCGGCTCCCTGAACTGGCTGCTGCGGGTGATCGCCGTGACCGGACGTCTGGAGACCGACTTCGTGCGGCCCGTCCCGGTCGGCACCGTGCTCCACCTGGAGGCCGAGGTCACCGCCGTACACGGCCGCAAGATCTTCTCGACCGCCGTCGGCCGGATCGGGGGGCCCGAAGGCCCCGTCGCCGTCCGCGCCGACGCCCTCTTCATCGAGGTCAAGGTCGACCACTTCATCGACAACGGCCGCCCGGAGGAGATCCAGGCCGCCATGTCCGACCCCGACCAGGTCAGGCGCGCCCGCGCCTTCGAGGTGAACCCCTGA
- the dut gene encoding dUTP diphosphatase, giving the protein MRNPVDVLIRRLDPEVPIPAYGHPGDAGADLVTTEAAVLAPGERAVLPTGVSLALPDGYAAFVHPRSGLAARCGVALVNAPGTVDAGYRGEIKVIVVNLDPRESVRFERFDRIAQLVVQQVEKVRFHEVAELPGSARAEGGFGSTGGHAAVDGTTGGNRYASVVSDREGQ; this is encoded by the coding sequence ATGCGCAATCCCGTCGACGTACTCATCCGCCGCCTGGACCCCGAGGTGCCGATCCCGGCCTACGGCCACCCCGGCGACGCCGGCGCCGACCTGGTGACCACCGAGGCCGCCGTGCTCGCCCCGGGGGAGCGGGCCGTGCTGCCCACCGGCGTCTCCCTCGCGCTGCCCGACGGCTACGCCGCCTTCGTGCACCCGCGCTCCGGTCTCGCGGCCCGCTGCGGCGTCGCGCTCGTGAATGCCCCGGGGACCGTCGATGCCGGGTACCGTGGAGAGATCAAGGTGATCGTGGTCAACCTGGACCCGCGCGAGAGCGTGCGGTTCGAGCGGTTCGACCGGATCGCCCAGCTGGTCGTCCAGCAGGTCGAGAAGGTGCGCTTCCACGAGGTCGCGGAGCTTCCCGGCTCCGCGCGGGCCGAGGGGGGCTTCGGGTCCACCGGCGGTCACGCCGCCGTGGACGGCACTACGGGTGGGAATCGATACGCTTCGGTCGTATCCGACCGGGAAGGACAGTGA
- a CDS encoding OB-fold nucleic acid binding domain-containing protein, with protein MSAAPRTEKPAGRFRRMLDRLSTSQEELESVELREDSAASGCTRISDCADRQIVKVTGTLRTVTLRPRAGVPALEAELFDGTAPLDVVWLGRRSIVGIEPGRKLIASGRISMSHGRRVLFNPKYELRPLGQE; from the coding sequence ATGAGTGCTGCACCGCGTACAGAGAAGCCGGCCGGGCGCTTCCGCCGTATGCTCGACCGCCTTTCCACCTCGCAGGAGGAACTGGAGTCGGTGGAGCTCCGGGAGGACTCCGCGGCCTCGGGGTGCACGCGCATCTCCGACTGTGCCGACCGACAGATAGTCAAGGTGACTGGTACGTTGCGCACGGTCACCCTGCGCCCCCGGGCGGGTGTGCCCGCACTGGAGGCCGAGCTGTTCGACGGCACGGCACCGCTGGACGTCGTCTGGCTGGGCCGCCGGTCCATCGTGGGCATCGAACCGGGCCGCAAGCTGATCGCCTCCGGCCGCATCTCGATGAGCCACGGCCGGCGGGTCCTCTTCAACCCCAAATACGAGCTGCGACCGCTCGGACAGGAGTAG
- a CDS encoding DUF3710 domain-containing protein: protein MFGRRKKSGAAADAAVDAEQVVEAVDSEDAAETAEGSRRVNLPPAPRPDGPWDISEVSKPEEGRVDLGGLFVPGVEGMELRVEVAGDAIVAATVVLRDSAVQLQAFAAPKKEGIWGEVRDEIAGGITQQGGAIEEVEGPLGWELRAQVPVQLPDGNRGVQLVRFVGVDGPRWFLRGVISGQGAVQPEAAGLLEQIFRDTVVVRGEGPMAPRDPIVLKLPNDAQMVPDGVQQEEQAGSRFSGGMGQLQRGPEISEIR, encoded by the coding sequence GTGTTCGGACGTCGCAAGAAGAGCGGTGCCGCTGCGGACGCAGCGGTCGATGCCGAGCAGGTCGTCGAGGCGGTGGACTCCGAAGACGCGGCCGAGACGGCCGAGGGGTCGCGCCGGGTGAACCTTCCGCCGGCGCCCCGGCCCGACGGTCCCTGGGACATCTCCGAGGTCAGCAAGCCCGAGGAGGGCCGGGTGGACCTCGGCGGCCTCTTCGTGCCCGGAGTCGAGGGCATGGAGCTGCGGGTGGAGGTGGCCGGTGACGCCATCGTCGCGGCCACCGTCGTGCTGCGCGACAGCGCCGTGCAGCTCCAGGCCTTCGCCGCGCCGAAGAAGGAAGGCATCTGGGGCGAGGTCCGCGACGAGATCGCGGGCGGCATCACCCAGCAGGGCGGCGCCATCGAGGAGGTCGAGGGTCCGCTGGGCTGGGAGCTGCGGGCCCAGGTGCCCGTGCAGCTGCCGGACGGCAACCGCGGCGTGCAGCTGGTGCGCTTCGTCGGCGTCGACGGCCCGCGCTGGTTCCTGCGCGGCGTGATCTCCGGCCAGGGCGCGGTGCAGCCGGAGGCCGCCGGCCTCCTGGAGCAGATCTTCCGGGACACCGTCGTCGTCCGCGGCGAGGGCCCGATGGCCCCCCGCGACCCGATCGTCCTCAAGCTGCCCAACGACGCCCAGATGGTGCCGGACGGCGTGCAGCAGGAGGAGCAGGCCGGCTCCCGCTTCTCCGGCGGCATGGGCCAGCTGCAGCGCGGACCGGAGATCTCCGAGATCCGCTGA
- a CDS encoding potassium channel family protein: MHIVIMGCGRVGAALAQTLEQQGHTVAVVDQDPTAFRRLGSGFGGRRVTGVGFDQDTLREAGIEEAGAFAAVSSGDNSNIIAARVAREMFGIENVAARIYDPRRAEVYQRLGIPTVATVRWTADQMLRRLLPSGAEPLWRDPSGGVQLAEVHTSPAWIGHKVSRLQEETGVRVAFLTRLGEAVLPTSQTVLQEGDLVHVMMRTDEIAKVEAAFAEGPEEGGH, translated from the coding sequence GTGCACATCGTCATCATGGGCTGCGGGCGAGTGGGAGCCGCTCTCGCGCAGACCCTGGAACAGCAGGGGCACACGGTCGCGGTCGTGGACCAGGACCCGACCGCTTTCCGCCGTCTGGGCTCGGGCTTCGGCGGGCGCCGGGTCACGGGCGTGGGCTTCGACCAGGACACGCTGCGTGAGGCGGGGATCGAGGAGGCCGGTGCGTTCGCCGCGGTGAGCAGCGGTGACAACTCCAACATCATCGCGGCGCGGGTCGCGCGGGAGATGTTCGGCATCGAGAACGTGGCCGCCCGCATCTACGACCCCCGGCGTGCCGAGGTCTACCAGCGTCTGGGCATTCCGACGGTGGCGACGGTCCGCTGGACCGCCGACCAGATGCTGCGGCGGCTGCTGCCGTCGGGCGCGGAGCCGCTGTGGCGCGACCCGAGCGGCGGCGTGCAGCTGGCCGAGGTGCACACCTCTCCGGCGTGGATCGGCCACAAGGTGAGCCGGCTCCAGGAGGAGACCGGGGTGCGGGTGGCGTTCCTCACCCGCCTGGGCGAGGCGGTCCTGCCGACTTCGCAGACGGTGCTTCAGGAGGGTGACCTCGTCCACGTGATGATGCGGACGGACGAGATCGCCAAGGTCGAGGCGGCCTTCGCCGAGGGTCCCGAGGAGGGCGGTCACTGA